From Brevibacillus marinus, a single genomic window includes:
- a CDS encoding class II fumarate hydratase, protein MEMRTSRDTLGDVQVPRDAYYDAQTQRAVENFPISGLRLPRAFIRAQGIIKASAACANMAVGQLPREIGEAILQAAEEVAEGKWDDQFVVDAFQAGAGTSQNMNANEVIANLANERLGGKKGDFRRVHPNDHVNMAQSTNDTIHVAINVSAYTELQERLLPALSQLIASFRKKQQEFHGIVKSGRTHLQDAVPIRLGQEFGGYAQTLVHCEQSIRRASEALLEIGIGGNAVGTGINAHPAYAQRAVEEIARRTGYPFRQPADRFAFMQNTYAAIENSHALKELAIHLIKITSDLRLLSSGPRTGLAELRLPAVQPGSSIMPGKVNPVMLEMVYMVACQVIGNDAAITAAGMGSQLEINVMMPVIAFNLLFSIGILAQAMRVLRERCIEGITADEQRCRYYVEQSLALATSLNPLLGYEKAAEIAKQAYREGTTIREAAARVGGVDAEQLAQLLDPLRHV, encoded by the coding sequence ATGGAAATGAGAACGAGCCGCGACACGTTGGGCGACGTGCAGGTTCCCCGTGACGCCTATTACGATGCGCAGACCCAGCGGGCGGTGGAAAACTTTCCGATTAGCGGGCTGCGTCTGCCGCGGGCGTTCATTCGCGCGCAGGGCATCATCAAGGCGTCGGCCGCCTGCGCGAACATGGCAGTCGGCCAGCTGCCGCGGGAGATTGGCGAGGCCATTCTGCAGGCAGCCGAAGAAGTAGCCGAGGGGAAGTGGGACGATCAGTTTGTGGTCGACGCGTTTCAAGCCGGGGCGGGAACCTCGCAAAACATGAACGCCAACGAGGTGATCGCCAACTTGGCCAACGAACGGCTCGGTGGAAAAAAAGGCGATTTTCGCCGCGTGCACCCCAATGACCACGTCAACATGGCGCAGTCGACGAACGATACGATCCATGTGGCGATCAACGTGAGCGCCTATACGGAGCTGCAGGAACGACTGCTCCCTGCATTAAGCCAACTGATCGCCAGTTTTCGCAAAAAACAGCAGGAGTTTCACGGGATTGTCAAATCAGGGCGCACGCATTTGCAGGACGCGGTACCCATCCGCTTGGGGCAGGAATTCGGCGGCTACGCGCAGACCCTGGTCCACTGCGAACAGAGCATTCGCCGCGCCAGTGAAGCGCTGTTGGAGATCGGCATCGGCGGCAATGCGGTCGGCACAGGGATCAATGCCCATCCCGCATACGCCCAACGGGCTGTGGAGGAGATCGCCCGCCGCACCGGTTATCCGTTTCGCCAGCCCGCCGATCGCTTTGCCTTCATGCAAAACACCTACGCCGCCATCGAAAACAGCCACGCCTTGAAGGAATTGGCGATCCATCTGATCAAAATCACCAGCGACCTGCGGCTGTTAAGCTCAGGTCCGCGAACCGGCCTGGCCGAACTGCGGCTGCCCGCGGTGCAGCCAGGCTCGTCGATCATGCCCGGCAAGGTCAATCCGGTGATGCTGGAGATGGTCTACATGGTCGCCTGCCAGGTGATCGGCAATGATGCCGCGATTACCGCCGCGGGAATGGGCAGCCAACTGGAGATCAACGTGATGATGCCGGTCATCGCCTTTAATCTGCTGTTTTCCATCGGCATCCTCGCACAGGCGATGCGCGTGCTGCGCGAACGCTGCATCGAGGGAATCACAGCCGACGAGCAGCGCTGCCGGTACTACGTCGAGCAAAGCTTGGCGCTGGCCACGTCACTCAACCCATTGCTCGGCTATGAAAAAGCGGCGGAGATCGCCAAACAAGCGTATCGGGAAGGAACGACAATCCGCGAGGCAGCCGCCAGAGTCGGCGGGGTGGACGCGGAACAACTGGCGCAACTGCTGGATCCGCTCCGCCATGTATAA
- the cbiB gene encoding adenosylcobinamide-phosphate synthase CbiB produces the protein MNPLLAVQAALAYLLDLLIGDPRWLPHPVVGMGKLAAGLERLVRPGYAALSPEGKRRKYGGRLLGLLFPLVVGGSSWLFAWCVVQAAANLHGLLAAAVEVYLISTTIATKGLAEAGRAIYGRLAAGDLPGARQELSQVVGRDTERLDEREVTRGAVETVAENIVDAVTAPLFFALLGGAPLAFFYRAVNTLDSMVGYNNERYRHLGWASARLDDLLNWLPARLTFLVMVPAAWLLRMDARGAWKIGRRDAGKHPSPNSGWAEAAVAGALRVQLGGTNYYQGVPSHRALLGDPEKPLAPVHILQAVRLLYLTTALFCGAGTIARCLFAALFA, from the coding sequence ATGAACCCCCTGTTGGCAGTGCAGGCGGCGCTCGCTTACCTGCTCGATTTGTTGATCGGAGATCCTCGCTGGCTGCCGCATCCCGTGGTGGGGATGGGCAAGCTGGCGGCGGGGCTGGAGCGGCTGGTTCGGCCCGGGTACGCAGCGCTTTCCCCCGAGGGGAAGCGGCGAAAGTACGGCGGCAGGCTGCTTGGCCTCTTGTTTCCGCTCGTCGTGGGCGGCTCTTCCTGGCTGTTCGCCTGGTGCGTCGTGCAGGCGGCGGCAAACCTGCATGGGCTGTTGGCCGCTGCCGTCGAGGTTTACCTGATCTCGACGACCATTGCGACCAAGGGGTTGGCGGAGGCCGGCAGAGCGATCTACGGCAGGCTGGCTGCCGGCGATCTGCCGGGTGCGCGCCAGGAACTGTCCCAGGTGGTGGGACGTGATACGGAGCGGCTGGACGAACGGGAGGTGACGCGCGGGGCTGTGGAGACAGTGGCGGAAAACATCGTCGACGCGGTGACGGCACCGCTGTTCTTCGCCCTGCTGGGCGGTGCGCCGCTCGCTTTTTTCTATCGCGCCGTGAACACGCTGGACTCGATGGTCGGCTACAACAACGAGCGGTACCGCCACCTGGGGTGGGCCTCCGCCCGGCTGGACGATTTGTTGAACTGGCTCCCGGCGCGCCTCACCTTTCTCGTCATGGTGCCCGCCGCTTGGCTGCTGCGCATGGATGCGCGAGGGGCGTGGAAGATCGGCAGACGGGACGCAGGCAAACACCCGAGTCCCAACAGCGGGTGGGCGGAAGCGGCCGTCGCCGGAGCATTGCGCGTCCAACTGGGCGGCACCAACTACTATCAAGGCGTGCCTTCCCACCGCGCTCTGCTGGGCGATCCTGAAAAGCCCCTGGCACCTGTGCACATCCTGCAGGCGGTTCGCTTGTTGTACCTCACGACCGCGCTGTTTTGCGGCGCGGGTACGATCGCCCGCTGCCTGTTCGCCGCTCTGTTCGCGTGA
- a CDS encoding adenosylcobinamide amidohydrolase, translating into MHLPEPPRMPAWNISLDEERVFIRCQEPFRACSNALWNGGLARAQAILNSRVAGAYQSTDPQADVQRMIRQLGADPALTIGMLTAAQVSAAGVARMEGEQFRLCAIVTAGVGNAVRAGRAHKTYPAYQADTINTIVLLDGKLTDAAMLNALITATEAKAAALQDTGVRDAMGLAATGTSTDAVVIAVRPDPQYRHVHLYAGTATTLGDALAKAVYAATVTAVENERKRARQKGEAR; encoded by the coding sequence ATGCATCTGCCTGAGCCGCCGCGCATGCCGGCGTGGAACATTTCGCTGGATGAAGAACGTGTATTTATTCGCTGTCAGGAACCCTTTCGCGCCTGTTCCAATGCGCTGTGGAACGGCGGGCTTGCCCGCGCGCAGGCGATCTTGAACAGCCGCGTCGCGGGAGCGTACCAGTCGACTGATCCGCAAGCCGATGTGCAGCGCATGATCCGGCAGTTGGGAGCAGACCCGGCGCTGACGATCGGGATGCTGACGGCGGCGCAGGTGTCAGCGGCCGGGGTCGCGCGCATGGAAGGGGAGCAGTTTCGGCTGTGCGCGATTGTCACTGCCGGCGTGGGCAATGCCGTCAGGGCAGGACGGGCGCACAAGACCTATCCGGCCTACCAGGCCGATACGATCAATACGATTGTCCTCTTGGACGGCAAGCTGACCGATGCGGCCATGCTGAATGCCCTGATCACCGCGACGGAAGCGAAAGCGGCAGCCCTGCAGGATACGGGCGTGCGGGACGCAATGGGGCTCGCGGCGACCGGTACGTCGACGGATGCCGTGGTGATCGCCGTCCGGCCCGACCCGCAGTACCGGCATGTGCACTTGTATGCGGGAACGGCGACGACGCTGGGCGATGCGCTGGCCAAAGCGGTCTACGCCGCCACCGTCACCGCGGTGGAAAATGAGCGGAAGCGCGCGCGACAAAAGGGGGAAGCGCGATGA
- a CDS encoding histidine phosphatase family protein, whose translation MARLIWVRHGVTLANQQKRYIGQLDLPLANEGRRQAQRLAAHLRDWPLDAVYASDLQRCLETAEIICQYHPHLVVCPAAELRELSFGEWEGRTYEQLSAETEAAVMRFYDDPWSCKPPGGESAAELFARLERFLQRLIRNHRADETVLCVSHRGVIDVFHALCLAQRRDALFSLQLQPCGVLHCQYDYQLGKWVYASA comes from the coding sequence TTGGCCAGGTTGATCTGGGTGCGGCATGGGGTTACGCTGGCCAATCAGCAGAAGCGGTACATCGGACAGCTTGATCTGCCGCTTGCGAACGAGGGGAGAAGGCAGGCGCAGCGGCTCGCTGCCCACCTGCGCGACTGGCCGCTGGACGCTGTTTACGCCAGCGATCTGCAGCGCTGTCTGGAGACGGCTGAGATCATCTGTCAGTATCATCCACACCTGGTGGTCTGTCCTGCTGCGGAGCTGCGCGAGCTGTCGTTTGGCGAGTGGGAGGGCAGGACCTACGAGCAGCTCAGCGCAGAAACAGAGGCGGCGGTCATGCGGTTTTACGACGACCCGTGGAGCTGCAAACCGCCCGGCGGCGAGTCTGCGGCCGAACTGTTCGCGCGGCTGGAGCGCTTTTTGCAGCGGCTGATCCGCAACCACCGCGCGGACGAGACCGTTTTGTGTGTCAGCCACCGCGGCGTGATCGACGTGTTTCACGCGCTTTGTCTCGCGCAGCGGCGGGACGCGCTGTTTTCCCTGCAGCTTCAGCCGTGTGGCGTGCTGCACTGCCAGTATGACTACCAGTTGGGGAAGTGGGTCTATGCATCTGCCTGA
- the cobU gene encoding bifunctional adenosylcobinamide kinase/adenosylcobinamide-phosphate guanylyltransferase, which produces MSIVLVMGGVRSGKSAYAEQLAQQRGRDSVLYVATGLAVDREMELRIKQHQRRRPRQWQTCEEATALPAVFAAYPGSRVVLVDSFSGWIANLLLAHPEQEGSEPQVQQMIRERVAELLAYCRQQPEQCWILISDEVGWGGVAPTPLGRLFQDALGLANQAAAAAADEAYFVVAGQPLSLKGGGARWPG; this is translated from the coding sequence ATGAGTATTGTCTTGGTCATGGGGGGAGTACGTTCAGGGAAAAGCGCGTATGCCGAACAACTGGCGCAACAGCGCGGCCGCGATTCCGTGCTGTACGTCGCGACAGGCCTGGCGGTGGACCGCGAGATGGAGCTGCGGATCAAACAGCATCAGCGGCGCCGGCCGCGGCAGTGGCAGACGTGTGAGGAAGCGACAGCGCTGCCCGCTGTCTTCGCGGCATATCCCGGCTCGCGGGTAGTACTCGTGGACAGCTTTTCCGGCTGGATCGCCAATTTGCTGCTGGCCCATCCGGAACAGGAAGGAAGCGAGCCCCAGGTTCAGCAGATGATCAGGGAACGGGTGGCGGAACTGTTGGCATACTGCAGACAACAGCCGGAACAGTGCTGGATCCTGATCAGCGATGAAGTCGGGTGGGGCGGCGTTGCGCCGACGCCGCTCGGCCGGCTGTTTCAGGATGCGCTTGGCCTGGCCAATCAGGCAGCGGCCGCGGCCGCCGACGAAGCGTATTTCGTTGTCGCCGGCCAGCCGCTGTCGCTCAAAGGAGGCGGCGCGCGTTGGCCAGGTTGA
- the cobD gene encoding threonine-phosphate decarboxylase CobD, translated as MSSKRNHAQQWLEKYGHGGDVWSAQEMFNISPADLVDYSANINPLGPPPGLADELIRRMPEIARYPDPTSRRLRAKLADKLGVKPEQILVGNGAAECIQLAVDSLRVRRVGIIHPTFSEYEAAARKAGCQIVSTVVGAAQSFLPAASDLLPMLNEIDLLFLGYPNNPTGNLLERPLLFALAEACQQKQVYLAVDEAFLDFLPDAGERSLLPELPRLPHVLLFRSLTKLYAIPGLRLGYVIADARLIDRLRSRQIPWSVNGLAQAAGEWLLDQEAFVRLSQQYIQDARERMAAALSAWPGVTVFPSRVNYLLVHIAGVSAIQLQRRMAERGFLIRNCAMYPGLDEGYIRLAVRKREQNEQMLAHLQAAIGECRMREGESG; from the coding sequence GTGTCAAGCAAACGGAATCATGCGCAGCAATGGCTGGAGAAGTACGGTCATGGTGGAGATGTCTGGTCGGCGCAGGAAATGTTCAACATTTCGCCGGCTGATCTCGTGGATTACAGTGCCAATATCAACCCGCTCGGCCCGCCACCCGGACTGGCTGATGAACTGATCCGGCGCATGCCGGAGATCGCCCGTTATCCTGATCCCACCAGCCGCCGGCTGCGGGCCAAGCTGGCAGACAAGCTGGGAGTGAAGCCGGAGCAAATCCTGGTGGGGAATGGGGCCGCCGAATGCATCCAATTGGCCGTCGACAGCTTGCGGGTGAGGCGGGTCGGGATCATTCATCCCACCTTCTCTGAGTACGAAGCGGCGGCGCGCAAAGCCGGCTGCCAGATTGTTTCCACGGTTGTCGGAGCAGCGCAATCGTTTTTACCTGCCGCTTCCGATCTGTTGCCCATGCTCAACGAGATTGATCTGTTATTTCTCGGCTACCCCAACAATCCGACCGGCAATCTGCTGGAGCGGCCGCTGCTGTTTGCGCTCGCCGAGGCGTGCCAGCAAAAGCAGGTATATCTCGCGGTGGATGAGGCCTTTCTCGATTTCCTGCCGGATGCCGGAGAGCGCTCTCTGCTGCCGGAACTGCCGCGCTTGCCGCATGTGCTGTTGTTTCGTTCGCTGACCAAACTGTACGCGATCCCCGGTTTGCGGCTGGGATACGTGATTGCCGATGCGCGCTTGATCGACCGACTCCGTTCCCGGCAGATCCCCTGGAGTGTCAACGGACTGGCGCAGGCGGCGGGAGAATGGCTGCTGGATCAGGAAGCGTTTGTCCGGTTGTCGCAGCAGTACATACAGGATGCGCGGGAGCGGATGGCGGCTGCGCTGTCCGCATGGCCGGGTGTGACGGTATTCCCCAGCCGCGTCAACTACCTGCTCGTGCACATCGCCGGGGTTTCCGCGATCCAGCTGCAGCGGCGAATGGCGGAAAGAGGGTTCCTGATCCGCAACTGTGCGATGTACCCCGGCCTGGACGAGGGGTATATCCGGCTTGCCGTGCGCAAGCGGGAGCAGAACGAACAGATGCTCGCCCATTTACAGGCGGCGATTGGGGAATGCCGCATGCGGGAGGGGGAGAGTGGATGA
- a CDS encoding UDP-N-acetylmuramoyl-tripeptide--D-alanyl-D-alanine ligase, with the protein MPRTLATGRPIIAVTGSAGKTTTKEMIAAILSVRQKVFKTPRNKNYWTNTRKFKQQINTSHRAVVLEYGMTRAGQIKKHCQILQPNIGVITNVGTAHIGSFDGKLRGLARAKSELIQYMKPRGTLFLNADDANSKLLLTQRFQGRIFKVGIQNSAHFKAINIRDTINGVTFEVKLRGKVHTFRLPVPGRHNVYNALFAIGVADHLGYPVSAMQRGLQNFARPARRLSLYRGRDGILIIDDSFSANPNAVRAAIDVLRKNKGPKIAVLGNMLEMGKYRVRGHKSVGRYIAQKKLDYLFTLGKSAALIGKGAVEAGFPANRVISCQTREALHRQLIRKIQPNSSILVKGSHKVKMDVTAAFLRRRYAKRKGV; encoded by the coding sequence ATGCCAAGGACCCTTGCCACCGGACGACCGATCATTGCCGTCACCGGGAGCGCCGGCAAAACTACGACAAAAGAGATGATTGCCGCCATCCTGAGCGTGCGCCAAAAAGTGTTTAAAACCCCGCGAAACAAAAACTACTGGACGAACACCCGGAAATTTAAACAACAGATCAACACTTCCCATCGGGCTGTGGTTCTGGAATACGGGATGACCCGCGCCGGCCAGATCAAAAAACACTGCCAGATCTTGCAGCCGAACATCGGTGTGATCACCAACGTCGGGACGGCTCACATCGGTTCTTTTGACGGCAAGCTGCGCGGCCTGGCCAGAGCGAAATCGGAGCTCATCCAGTATATGAAACCGCGCGGGACGTTGTTTCTCAATGCCGATGACGCCAACTCCAAACTGCTCTTGACCCAGCGTTTCCAGGGGAGAATTTTTAAGGTGGGCATCCAAAATAGCGCTCATTTCAAAGCGATAAACATTCGCGACACGATTAACGGGGTCACCTTTGAAGTCAAGCTGCGGGGAAAGGTCCATACGTTTCGCCTTCCCGTACCCGGCCGGCACAATGTCTACAACGCCCTGTTTGCGATCGGGGTAGCGGATCATTTGGGCTATCCTGTTTCCGCCATGCAGCGCGGCTTACAAAATTTTGCGCGGCCAGCGCGGCGTTTAAGCTTGTATCGGGGCAGAGACGGAATCTTGATCATTGACGACAGCTTCAGCGCCAACCCCAATGCGGTCAGAGCGGCGATTGACGTCCTGCGCAAAAACAAGGGGCCGAAAATCGCTGTACTGGGCAACATGCTGGAGATGGGGAAATACAGGGTGCGCGGGCATAAAAGCGTGGGGCGATATATCGCCCAAAAAAAGCTTGATTACCTGTTTACCCTGGGCAAAAGTGCCGCGTTGATCGGCAAAGGGGCGGTGGAGGCGGGGTTCCCTGCCAACAGGGTGATCAGCTGCCAAACGAGAGAGGCGCTGCACCGGCAGCTGATCCGAAAGATTCAGCCCAACAGCTCGATTCTCGTCAAAGGCTCCCACAAAGTGAAAATGGACGTGACCGCCGCTTTTTTACGGAGACGTTACGCCAAACGAAAAGGGGTGTGA